From Planctomycetia bacterium:
GTGGCCGCGCGGGCCAGCGTGGTCAGGCCCTTGCGCAGAGCCTGGAGAAGTGGCTCGCAGCACGGCATCGCGGCGAGCGGCTTGCAGCGAACTCTGGCGAGGAATCGCTGCGTGGCCTTCTGACGAGCGTGCCTTCCGCATCTGCCCCGGTGCTACAGCGGCTCGGGCTGGGAAAAAATCGTGAGCGAAGCGGATTTCGGATCAGCAGGAAGGGCTCGATCGCATACTCGCCGCGAAAAACTGCTCCTGTCCCTCCCGTCCCCATTGTCATGGCAAGGTCTGACGCCCGCGGCCGGCCGGATGCAGACCGGGGCCGCCCCCGGCCGATGGCAGCGGTGCAGCGGAGGAGGCGGCGTGGCCCGCCGCCGGTGCGTTTCCCGGACGGTGGTGCGACCGTGGCCAGGCTCGGATTCCTCGAAGCGACGTGGCTGGCACGGTTCTCGCGTCCGGCCGGCGAGCGGGTCGTCCATCGCGCCGTCCTTCGCGCCCCGCCGCGGCGCATCCTTGAAATCGGCCTCGGCACGCTCCTGCGGACGCGGCGGGTGCTGCGGGTGGTGGGCGCGCGTCTCGACGCGACGTCGATCCACTACGTGGGCCTCGACCGGTTCGAGGGACGGCAGCCCGGCGACCCCCCGGGGGTGACGCTCAAGGAAGCGCATCGCGGGCTGCACGGGCAGGCCCGCGTCCAGCTCGTTCCGGGCAACGTCGACACCGCTCTGTCTCGCGTCTGCAATCACCTCGCTCCCTTCGACCTCGTGCTGATCTCGGCCGACACAGACGAGCGGCAGCTCGATCGCTGCTGGTTCTTCCTGCAGCGGCTGACGACCGCGACCAGCCGGATCCTCGTCGAAGAGCGGCCCGGTGCGGCCTGGGCGACGCTTTCCAAGCAGCAGCTCGACGACCGCGCGGCGCGGACCGTGATGAAGCGGGCCGGCTGAACGCCCGCGCTGCCGGCCGGCGCTGGCGACGGACGGCGTGGGGCGGTACATTGTTCGCATTCGATCTCGCTGCCCAGACGACCCACCGATGCCAACGCCGCGCACGCTCCTCGACAAGATCTGGGACGACCACGTCGTCTGCACGCCCGCCGGTGAACTGCCGATCCTGTACATCGACCGGCACCTCGTCCACGAGGTGACCAGCCCCCAGGCCTTCGAGGGCCTGCGGCTGGCGGGCCGCCGAGTCCGGCGGCCCGAGGCGACGTTCGCCACGCCGGACCACAACGTCCCCACGAGCGATCGCCGGCTGCCCGTCGCCGACCCGGTGTCGCGGCAGCAGATCGACACGCTGCGGGCCAACTGCCGGGAGTTCGGCATCCGCCTCTTCGACCTCGACGACGCCGACCAGGGGATCGTGCACGTCATCGGCCCGGAACTGGGCATCACCCAGCCCGGGATGACGATCGTCTGCGGCGACAGCCACACGGCGACCCACGGCGCCTTGGGCGCGCTGGCCTTCGGGATCGGCACCAGCGAGGTCGAGCACGTGCTGGCCACGCAGACGCTGCGCCAGGCGAAGCCGAAGTCGCTCGAGGTCCGCGTCGACGGCAGGCTGTACCCCGGCGTCACGGCCAAGGACCTCGTCCTCCATATCATCGGCCGACTGTCGACCGAGGGAGGCACCGGCCACGTCATCGAGTACACCGGCCCCTGCATCCGCAGCCTCGGCATGGAGGAGCGGATGACGGTCTGTAACATGTCGATCGAGGCCGGCGCCCGGGCCGGCATGATCGCTCCCGACGTGACGACGTTCGACTATCTCCGCGGCCGCGACCTCGTGCCGCGGGATTTCGACAGGGCCGTGGCCGCCTGGGAACGGCTGCCGACCGACCCCGGCGCCGCCTACGACCGGGTCGAGATCTACGATGCCGCGGCCGTCGTGCCCCAGGTCACGTGGGGCACGAATCCGGCCCAGGTCACGGGCGTGGACGCCGCGGTGCCCGACCCCGACTCGTTCTCCGACCCGAACGACCGTGGCAGCGCGGCGCGGGCGCTTGAGTACATGGGACTCTCCGGCGGCACGCGGATCGTCGACATCCCGCTCGACAGGGTGTTCATCGGTTCCTGCACCAACAGCCGCATTGAGGACCTGCGGGCCGCCGCCCGCGTGGTGCACGGCTACCGGGTGGCGGGGCGGGTCGCGGCGATGGTCGTGCCCGGAAGCGGCCGCGTGAAGCGGCAGGCGGAGCAGGAGGGGCTCGACCGGGTGTTTCGCGATGCTGGCTTCGACTGGCGCGAGGCGGGCTGCAGCATGTGCCTGGGGATGAACCCCGACACGCTCGCGCCGGGCCAGCGCTGCGCCTCCACGAGCAACCGCAACTTCGAGGGCCGGCAGGGGAAGGGGGGGCGGACGCACCTCGTCTCGCCGGCGATGGCGGCCGCCGCCGCGGTGGCCGGTCACTTCGTCGACATCCGCGGCTGGGAGTATCGCTGATGCGGGCCTTCGTCGAGCACACCGGCGTGGTCGCGGCGCTCGACCGGGCGAACGTCGACACCGACCAGATCATCCCCAAGCAGTTCCTCAAGCGGATCGAGCGGACCGGCTTCGGGCAGTTCCTGTTTTTCGACTGGCGGTTCGGCGCCGACGGCGCACCGAATCCCGACTTCGAGCTCAACCGGCCGGAGGCGGCCGGCGCGAGCATCCTTCTCGCCCGGCGCAACTTCGGCTGCGGCTCCAGTCGCGAGCATGCCCCATGGGCCCTCGCCGACTACGGCTTCCGCGTGGTCGTGGCCCCCACGTTCGCCGACATCTTCTTCAATAATTGCTTCCAGAACGGCATGGTTCCGGTGCGGCTCGACGAGGCCGACGTGGAGCACCTGTTCCACCGCGCCCGGGAGGCGGCCGCCCGGGGCGATCGGTACCGGCTGACCGTCGACCTGCGCAGCTGCACGATTGGCGACGACACCGGCTTCTCGCGGGCGTTTGTCGTCGATCCATTCCGCCGGCGCTGTCTGCTCGAGGGCCTCGACGACATCGGGCTCTCGCTCCGACACGCGGCGGAGATAACCGCCTGGGAAACGGCCCATGGCCTGCCCGCCGCGGCACACTGACCGCCCCCCGTGCACCGGCTGGTTCGCGGGGTGCACGGTCCTCGTCGCCCTCGTGCTGACGGGCGGCCAGGCTGCCGAACCGGCCCTGACCCCGCTCGTCGACGACGTCCCGGCCCTGACGAGCCTTGCAACGCCGGCCAATGGCCAGACCGTCTACTGCCTCGACGGCGAGTCGGCCGCGGTGATCGCCCTCGACCCGCGGGCGCCCGACAGGCGGAGGACGGCGCTCGCCGCGTCCGGCGCCGGGCCGCGGCCGCAGGCCATCGCCTGCCTCGATTCGAGCACGCTGGCGGCGCTGTGCGCGGAGGGACACGCCTGGTCGCTGCGAACATGGCGGGTCCAGCCGGACCGGGCGGCCGATCCAGCAACGCCGCTCCAGGCCGTGCCGCTGGGGACGGCGAACGAACCGACGACGACCACGCCGTGGCTCGTGGTGGGCCGCGGCCGAGAATGGCTCGCGGTCGTGGGCCTGCCCGCGCCGCTGCCCCCGGTGCTCCGCCTGCCGATCGCCGGTGCCCGCCTCGGTGCAGCGTCGGACCGCGGCTGCCCGAAACTCGCCGCCGGCACGCGGGCCGTCGCCGCCGCCGCGAGTCCAGCCGATGCGCTGGTGATCGTGACGTCGTCTGCCAAGGCTCCGGGCGACGCGGGGGGCGACATCGTCACCTACTACTCGGCAGCGGGCCGGCCGCTGCTCGCTCTCGACACCGGACTGCAGGGCGTCCGCGCGGCCGCATTCGGCCGCGACGACGGCGCCCTGTGGGTGCTGGCGGAGGCACCGGCGCCGGGACTGTGGCGGCTCGACGCCGTGTTCGCGGCCGGCCGGCAGGCGATCCGCGGCAGCCATGCCGCCCGGCTCGCGGCCGCCGCCGGCCTCGTCAGTCTCGACGATCGGACGGTCGCCGTGCTGGCCGGCCCGACCGACCGGCGGCTCGTCCGCCTCGACCTCGACACCACGGAGAACCCCGGGCCATGAGCGGGTCGCGACGCGAGAAGATCGAGGCCTTGCTGCGGGACGATCCCGACGACGTCTTCCTGCGCTACAGCCTCGCCCTCGAGCTGCTCGGCGGCGACGAGTGGCCGACGGGTCTCGACATGCTCGAGGCCCTCTCCCGGGGCACGCCCCCGTACGTGCCGGCCTTCCACATGGCCGCCAGGCACCTCGTCCAGCGCGGCCGCACCGAGGATGCCCGCCGCGCCCTCCGCGAGGGGATCGAGGCGGCCCGCGGCCAGGGAGAGTCACACGCCGCAGGCGAGATGGCTGAACTGCTGATGAGCCTCGGGGAGTTCCCCGAGGAGGCCTGAGCCGACCGCGGCCTGCCGGCCTGCCGACGGCTGGCTACAATCCGCTGCACGAAACGCGGCGGCAGCCGCCGTCACCGGGAGCCGGCCGATGAAGCTGATCATCGCGATCATCCAGCCCAACAGGCTGGAGAGCGTCAAGCAGGCGCTGTCCGAGGTCGAGGTCTTCCGGCTCACGGTCCTCGACGTCCAGGGCTTCGGCCGGCAGCGCGGGCACGCCGAGACGTACCGCGGCCACGAGATCGCCGTCAACCTGCTGCGCAAGGTACAGCTGCAGATCGCCGTCAACGACGACTTCGTGGAGCCGACGATCGCGGCGATCGTGAAGGGAGGCCGGTCGGGGCCGCAGGGGGAGATCGGCGACGGCAAGATCTTCGTGCTGCCGATGGACGAGTGCGTCCGGATCCGCACCGGCGAGCGCGGCGGCGAGGCGATCTGAACCGTTCGCGGCATTCCCGGCACGTCAGCGGCCGGGCTGGCTTTCGGCGGCCTGGCTTTCGGCAGCCCAGCGGGCCAGCTTGCGGTCGAGCGTCGACCGCTCGATCCCGAGGATCGCCGCCGCCTTCGTCTTGTTGCCGCCGACGGCCTCGAGCGTCGCGATCACATGCCGGCGTTCCAGTTCGCCGATCGTGATCGGCACGAACTTCCCCTTGCGGA
This genomic window contains:
- the leuC gene encoding 3-isopropylmalate dehydratase large subunit; protein product: MPTPRTLLDKIWDDHVVCTPAGELPILYIDRHLVHEVTSPQAFEGLRLAGRRVRRPEATFATPDHNVPTSDRRLPVADPVSRQQIDTLRANCREFGIRLFDLDDADQGIVHVIGPELGITQPGMTIVCGDSHTATHGALGALAFGIGTSEVEHVLATQTLRQAKPKSLEVRVDGRLYPGVTAKDLVLHIIGRLSTEGGTGHVIEYTGPCIRSLGMEERMTVCNMSIEAGARAGMIAPDVTTFDYLRGRDLVPRDFDRAVAAWERLPTDPGAAYDRVEIYDAAAVVPQVTWGTNPAQVTGVDAAVPDPDSFSDPNDRGSAARALEYMGLSGGTRIVDIPLDRVFIGSCTNSRIEDLRAAARVVHGYRVAGRVAAMVVPGSGRVKRQAEQEGLDRVFRDAGFDWREAGCSMCLGMNPDTLAPGQRCASTSNRNFEGRQGKGGRTHLVSPAMAAAAAVAGHFVDIRGWEYR
- the leuD gene encoding 3-isopropylmalate dehydratase small subunit; translation: MRAFVEHTGVVAALDRANVDTDQIIPKQFLKRIERTGFGQFLFFDWRFGADGAPNPDFELNRPEAAGASILLARRNFGCGSSREHAPWALADYGFRVVVAPTFADIFFNNCFQNGMVPVRLDEADVEHLFHRAREAAARGDRYRLTVDLRSCTIGDDTGFSRAFVVDPFRRRCLLEGLDDIGLSLRHAAEITAWETAHGLPAAAH